A genomic stretch from Serratia entomophila includes:
- a CDS encoding ABC-F family ATP-binding cassette domain-containing protein, translated as MSTLLSAQSVGYDNAFGTLLSEVSFSLKKGDRIGLIGHNGCGKSTLLKILSGDLPAGAGNVTMSHQCLMARVEQHLPEALHACTLLDAVLARLPPNQHLSERWRCEALLASLGFTAETWTLTAGTLSGGQHTRLLLARALIRQPDLLLLDEPSNHLDLPTLLWLEGFLQNWCGSFVLVSHDRYLLDQVTNCTWILRDQTLQFFRLPCSAARLALEEQDAADAHRRQAEQKEIDRVEKSAHRLAVWGRVYDNEDLARKAKQMEKRVDRLREEQTTLTAGSQWRLRLQGEALDADRLLALPQLDVRPAADAPVLFSLEQLRVKSGDRIAIVGRNGCGKSSLLQQLWREYRQPDDRQAVFHPRVRIGYYDQSLQQLRDEDRLNEALTHFAPLTEEQRKMALIGAGFPYLRHQQQVRSLSGGERSRLLFVGLTLANHGLLLLDEPTNHLDMAGKEELAETLRQFSGAVMLVTHDRMLIEQSCNRFWLIDQRQLTEWHDLAPVYQRLAGEHAGEASLPPRQAVAADSASPDDEDAFLNALLLLESKLQEDLARKPKHQKPELQARWRREIAEITARLNLG; from the coding sequence ATGAGCACATTACTATCTGCACAATCTGTCGGTTACGACAACGCGTTCGGCACCCTGCTGAGCGAGGTTTCCTTCAGCCTGAAAAAAGGCGATCGCATCGGTCTAATCGGCCATAACGGCTGCGGCAAAAGCACCCTGCTGAAAATCCTCAGCGGCGACCTGCCCGCCGGCGCCGGCAACGTAACGATGTCGCACCAGTGCCTGATGGCGCGGGTGGAACAACACCTGCCGGAAGCGCTGCACGCCTGCACCCTGTTGGATGCGGTGCTGGCGCGATTGCCGCCAAACCAACATCTGAGCGAACGCTGGCGCTGCGAGGCGTTGCTGGCCAGCCTGGGGTTCACCGCCGAAACCTGGACGCTGACCGCCGGCACCCTCAGCGGCGGCCAACATACGCGCCTGTTGCTGGCGCGCGCGTTGATCCGCCAACCGGACCTGCTGCTGCTGGACGAACCCAGCAACCACCTGGACCTGCCCACCTTGCTGTGGCTGGAAGGGTTCCTGCAAAACTGGTGCGGCAGCTTTGTGCTGGTGTCCCACGATCGCTATTTGCTGGATCAGGTGACCAACTGCACCTGGATTTTGCGCGACCAGACGCTGCAATTCTTCCGCTTGCCCTGCTCCGCAGCCCGCCTGGCGCTTGAGGAGCAGGATGCCGCGGACGCGCACCGCCGCCAGGCCGAGCAAAAAGAGATCGATCGGGTGGAGAAGAGCGCCCACCGTCTGGCGGTTTGGGGCCGGGTGTACGACAACGAAGATCTGGCGCGCAAGGCCAAGCAAATGGAAAAACGCGTCGACCGCCTCAGGGAAGAACAAACTACGCTGACCGCCGGCAGCCAGTGGCGGTTGCGGCTGCAGGGGGAAGCGCTCGACGCCGATCGCCTGCTGGCGCTGCCGCAGCTGGACGTGCGGCCGGCGGCGGATGCGCCGGTACTGTTCAGCCTCGAGCAACTGCGGGTTAAAAGCGGCGATCGCATCGCCATCGTCGGGCGTAACGGCTGCGGCAAGTCCTCGTTGCTGCAGCAGCTGTGGCGTGAGTATCGCCAGCCAGACGATCGGCAGGCGGTATTCCATCCGCGGGTGCGGATAGGCTATTACGATCAAAGCCTGCAGCAGCTGCGCGATGAGGACAGGCTGAACGAAGCCCTGACGCATTTCGCACCGCTGACCGAAGAACAGCGGAAAATGGCGCTGATTGGCGCCGGCTTCCCCTACCTGCGCCATCAGCAGCAGGTCCGCTCGCTGAGCGGCGGCGAGCGCTCGCGCTTGCTGTTTGTCGGCCTGACGCTGGCCAACCATGGTCTGCTGTTGCTGGATGAGCCCACCAACCATCTGGATATGGCGGGTAAAGAAGAGCTGGCGGAAACGCTGCGGCAGTTTTCCGGCGCGGTAATGCTGGTGACCCACGATCGGATGCTGATCGAACAAAGCTGTAACCGCTTTTGGCTGATTGACCAACGGCAGTTGACCGAGTGGCACGATCTGGCGCCGGTCTACCAGCGGTTGGCCGGGGAGCATGCCGGGGAAGCCTCGTTGCCACCTCGGCAGGCCGTGGCCGCCGACAGCGCGTCGCCGGATGACGAGGACGCGTTTCTGAACGCCCTGCTGCTGCTGGAAAGCAAACTGCAGGAAGATCTGGCGCGTAAACCTAAGCACCAAAAACCGGAACTGCAGGCGCGTTGGCGCCGGGAGATAGCAGAAATAACCGCCCGTCTGAACCTGGGCTAA
- a CDS encoding cation diffusion facilitator family transporter: MQNEKLIVARNSMIASGLLAVGKFVAGIFTGSIGLISEGIHSFTDFIATSITWLAVRISDKPADDDHHFGHGKVENLAALFEVLLLLAAAGWIVYEAGSSLLGQPHEIVAAPLVIAVLLISIAVDFFRVRALNRVAKATDSAALEADALHFFSDMLSSGVVLLGIFFVLLGFGRADAIAALIVACFIFAAALKLGKRSFDSLMDAAPAGAKEAISAALAPFPAILSCESIRIRNAGAALFVEVTVAVCRTLPLERIDALKLDIAARLREQYPNAQVTTIAIPQTRSDEDMATRIRAIAANHGAQVQNLALQQLPSRMSISMDLAVPASASVAQAHDIASEIETLLRQAIGEDTEIETHLEPQTPHWLASEDVTPGELADISLLLKAAVEQGERVQDVHNIRARKTRAGIIVNFHCRVSPAASIVAAHDAVDRIERRLRADYPAISRAIGHVEPIKPTT; encoded by the coding sequence ATGCAAAATGAAAAACTGATCGTGGCCAGAAACTCGATGATCGCCAGCGGGTTGTTGGCTGTAGGGAAGTTTGTCGCCGGTATCTTTACCGGCAGTATTGGCCTGATATCCGAAGGGATCCACTCTTTTACCGATTTTATCGCCACCAGCATTACCTGGCTGGCGGTGCGCATCAGCGATAAGCCCGCCGATGACGATCACCACTTCGGCCACGGCAAAGTGGAGAACCTGGCGGCGCTGTTTGAAGTGTTGCTGTTGCTGGCCGCCGCGGGCTGGATTGTCTATGAAGCCGGCAGCAGCCTGCTGGGCCAGCCGCATGAGATTGTCGCGGCGCCGCTGGTGATTGCGGTGTTGTTGATTTCGATTGCCGTCGACTTTTTCCGCGTGCGGGCGCTGAACCGCGTGGCGAAAGCCACCGACAGCGCAGCGCTGGAGGCCGATGCGCTGCATTTCTTCTCCGACATGCTGTCATCCGGCGTGGTGCTGTTGGGGATTTTCTTCGTGCTGCTGGGGTTTGGCCGCGCCGACGCCATTGCGGCGCTGATCGTCGCCTGCTTTATCTTTGCGGCGGCTCTCAAGCTGGGAAAGCGCTCGTTCGATTCCTTGATGGACGCGGCGCCGGCCGGCGCAAAAGAGGCGATTTCCGCCGCGCTTGCGCCATTCCCGGCCATTTTATCCTGTGAGAGTATCCGTATTCGCAACGCCGGGGCGGCGCTGTTTGTCGAGGTGACGGTGGCGGTGTGCCGCACGTTGCCGCTCGAACGCATCGATGCCCTGAAGCTGGACATCGCCGCGCGGCTGCGAGAGCAATATCCCAATGCCCAGGTGACGACGATCGCCATCCCGCAAACCCGCAGCGACGAGGATATGGCGACGCGCATCCGGGCGATTGCCGCCAACCACGGCGCCCAGGTGCAGAACCTGGCGCTGCAGCAGCTGCCTTCGCGCATGTCGATCAGCATGGATCTGGCAGTGCCGGCCAGCGCCAGCGTGGCGCAGGCGCATGATATCGCCAGCGAAATAGAAACTCTGTTGCGCCAGGCCATCGGCGAAGACACCGAGATTGAAACGCACCTGGAGCCGCAAACGCCGCACTGGCTGGCCAGCGAAGACGTGACGCCGGGCGAGCTGGCCGATATCAGCCTGCTCCTGAAAGCGGCGGTGGAACAGGGGGAAAGGGTGCAGGACGTGCATAACATCCGCGCCCGCAAGACCCGCGCCGGCATTATCGTCAATTTCCACTGCCGGGTTTCGCCGGCGGCAAGCATTGTCGCGGCGCATGACGCGGTCGACCGAATAGAACGCCGGTTGCGGGCGGATTACCCGGCCATTTCACGCGCCATAGGGCACGTAGAGCCGATCAAACCGACGACGTGA
- the mgtS gene encoding protein MgtS translates to MGNMTIFIGFLGMISSLGLLAAYMSTKWDD, encoded by the coding sequence ATGGGAAACATGACGATTTTTATAGGATTCCTGGGAATGATCAGCTCACTGGGCCTGCTGGCCGCCTATATGAGCACCAAATGGGATGATTAA
- the mgtE gene encoding magnesium transporter, whose translation MNKSHQQYLSPALADGDALDESSVAGYMTADFITVPGNMTVNKARAYFLSQLKTDEIPTQLFITADDYHLRGTLSVKKLLQCEDDDKAVGVMMNHSYFHVSPEDDRNDVAHLLGKGGLDVVPVVANNTLVGVLGEREIARLLEDENTEDAQRQGASLPLDKPYLETSPWALWRKRSVWLLMLFVAEAYTGNVLKAFEDQLEAAIALAFFIPLLIGTGGNSGTQITSTLVRAMALGEVSLRNLGAVIRKEVSTSLLIAVTIGIAAWVRAWIMGVGVDVTLVVSLSLVAITLWSAIVSSIIPMLLKRLGIDPAVVSAPFIATFIDGTGLIIYFKIAQYVLGI comes from the coding sequence ATGAACAAGTCACATCAACAATACCTTTCCCCGGCGCTGGCCGACGGCGACGCTCTCGATGAGTCTTCTGTCGCCGGCTATATGACCGCCGATTTTATTACCGTTCCCGGCAATATGACGGTTAATAAAGCCAGGGCGTATTTTCTTTCACAGTTAAAAACGGATGAAATTCCCACCCAGCTGTTTATCACCGCGGACGATTATCATTTGCGCGGCACGCTGTCGGTAAAAAAGCTGCTGCAGTGCGAAGATGACGATAAAGCCGTTGGCGTGATGATGAATCACAGCTACTTCCATGTTTCGCCCGAAGACGACCGCAACGACGTCGCGCATTTGCTGGGCAAGGGCGGGCTGGACGTGGTGCCGGTGGTGGCCAACAACACGCTGGTCGGCGTGCTCGGCGAGCGGGAAATCGCCCGTCTGCTCGAAGACGAAAATACCGAAGACGCGCAGCGCCAGGGCGCCAGCCTGCCGTTGGACAAACCCTATCTGGAGACCAGCCCCTGGGCGCTGTGGCGTAAAAGATCGGTGTGGCTGCTGATGCTGTTCGTTGCCGAAGCCTATACCGGCAACGTGCTGAAGGCATTTGAAGATCAGTTGGAAGCGGCGATTGCGCTGGCGTTTTTCATCCCGTTGCTGATCGGCACCGGCGGCAACAGCGGCACTCAGATCACCTCGACGCTGGTGCGCGCCATGGCGCTGGGCGAGGTGAGCCTGCGCAATCTGGGGGCGGTGATCCGCAAGGAGGTCTCTACCTCGCTGCTGATTGCCGTGACCATCGGCATCGCGGCCTGGGTGCGCGCCTGGATCATGGGGGTGGGCGTCGACGTCACGCTGGTGGTCAGCCTGTCGCTGGTGGCGATCACCCTGTGGAGCGCCATAGTATCGTCTATCATCCCGATGCTGCTCAAACGGCTGGGTATCGATCCGGCGGTGGTGTCGGCGCCCTTTATCGCCACCTTTATCGACGGCACCGGCCTGATTATTTACTTCAAAATCGCCCAGTACGTATTGGGCATTTAA
- a CDS encoding ABC transporter substrate-binding protein yields MKHSFNTKILAGLIVCSLSPVAGVSAAEVPAGVKLAETQELVRANGYEPATLDPNLAESNVEFYIFNDLFEGLLRVGKKGEVIPALAEKWEQQGNVWTFHLRPQAKWSNGDPVTAGDFVYSWRRLTDPKTASPYGSYLASAYVLNAAEINAGSKPPSELGVRALDAHTLQVTLAEPNSYLLKQLVHFPVLPVNQKVVEKYGKDWTQPAHFVGNGAFRLSQWVVNEKLVVERNPQYWDNANTRLNKVTFLPLQGFPEVARFRAGEIELGYTTPPELYQRLKKTLGDEQLVTYPLLSTSYFAFNNQQAPFNDVRVRQALNLALDKDIIAGKVLGYGQQPAWTFTPTGAGGYSLKAGEAAGWTREQRLAQAQKLLAEAGFNAANPLRFTLLYSNDATIKKIVIASSAMWKKNLGVEARLQSQERKVTLDSINRGQYSVAFTRWLADYNDPSTFLNVFRSASSENSPKYRNGNYDRILHQATAAQTPQQVQHYFQQAEDLLAADTPVAPVYYEANATLVKPYVKGIDFTRQGALYDKNAYIVAH; encoded by the coding sequence GTGAAACATTCATTCAATACCAAGATTCTGGCTGGTTTAATCGTCTGCTCTTTGTCGCCGGTGGCCGGCGTTAGCGCCGCAGAGGTGCCGGCCGGCGTCAAGCTGGCGGAAACCCAGGAGCTGGTGCGCGCCAACGGCTATGAGCCGGCGACGCTGGACCCTAACCTGGCCGAAAGCAACGTGGAGTTTTACATCTTCAACGATCTGTTCGAAGGGCTGTTGCGGGTGGGCAAAAAAGGCGAGGTGATCCCGGCGCTGGCAGAGAAATGGGAGCAACAGGGCAACGTCTGGACCTTCCATCTGCGGCCGCAGGCCAAGTGGTCCAACGGCGATCCCGTTACCGCCGGCGATTTCGTCTACAGCTGGCGGCGCCTGACCGACCCGAAAACCGCTTCGCCGTACGGCAGCTATCTGGCCTCGGCCTATGTGCTCAACGCGGCGGAGATCAACGCCGGCAGCAAGCCGCCGAGCGAGCTGGGGGTGAGGGCGCTGGATGCGCATACGCTGCAGGTGACGCTTGCCGAACCCAATTCTTATTTGCTGAAGCAGTTGGTGCATTTCCCGGTACTGCCGGTGAATCAAAAGGTGGTGGAAAAGTACGGCAAAGACTGGACCCAGCCGGCGCATTTTGTCGGCAACGGCGCGTTTCGCCTCAGCCAGTGGGTGGTGAATGAGAAGCTGGTGGTGGAGCGCAATCCACAATACTGGGACAACGCCAATACCCGGCTGAACAAGGTTACTTTCCTGCCGCTGCAAGGGTTCCCCGAAGTCGCACGTTTCCGCGCCGGTGAAATCGAACTGGGTTACACCACGCCGCCGGAGCTGTATCAACGGCTGAAGAAAACCCTGGGAGATGAGCAGTTGGTGACCTATCCGCTGTTGTCCACCAGCTACTTTGCGTTTAACAACCAGCAGGCGCCGTTTAATGACGTGCGCGTGCGGCAGGCGCTTAATCTGGCGCTGGACAAGGACATTATCGCCGGCAAGGTGCTGGGCTACGGCCAACAGCCGGCCTGGACCTTCACCCCCACCGGGGCGGGCGGCTATAGCCTGAAAGCGGGCGAAGCGGCGGGTTGGACGCGTGAACAGCGCCTCGCGCAGGCGCAAAAGCTGCTGGCGGAGGCCGGCTTTAACGCCGCTAATCCGCTGCGCTTTACCCTGTTGTACAGCAACGACGCTACCATCAAGAAAATCGTCATCGCCAGCAGCGCGATGTGGAAAAAGAACCTTGGCGTCGAGGCCAGGTTGCAAAGCCAGGAGCGCAAGGTCACCCTGGACAGCATTAACCGCGGGCAGTACAGCGTGGCCTTTACCCGCTGGCTGGCGGACTACAACGATCCTTCCACCTTCCTGAACGTTTTCCGTTCCGCCAGCAGTGAAAACAGCCCCAAGTACCGCAACGGGAACTATGACCGCATTCTGCATCAGGCCACCGCGGCGCAAACGCCGCAGCAGGTGCAGCACTATTTCCAGCAGGCGGAAGACTTGCTGGCGGCGGATACGCCGGTGGCGCCGGTCTATTATGAAGCGAACGCCACGTTGGTCAAACCCTATGTGAAGGGCATCGACTTTACGCGGCAGGGAGCATTGTATGATAAGAACGCCTATATTGTTGCGCACTGA
- a CDS encoding COG4705 family protein: protein MLSPKAKNALHRLNKVPEVTLFFWLIKMMSTTVGETAADYLNMDLNFGLTKTSLITGGLLLAALFFQIRARRYLPPLYWIAVVLISVFGTLITDNLTDHFGVSLAFSTGLFSLLLAATFVIWHRSERTLSIHAIDTPKRELFYWLAILFTFALGTAAGDWVAEGWRLGYVNSAWLFGALIAVTAAAHYLFKANSILCFWIAYVLTRPFGASCGDLLSQPVDNGGLGLGAASTSGLFLVVIISLVTYLTLMQRRRRGFS, encoded by the coding sequence ATGCTGTCACCTAAGGCAAAGAATGCGCTTCACCGGTTGAATAAAGTGCCGGAAGTCACCTTATTTTTCTGGCTGATCAAAATGATGTCCACCACGGTGGGGGAAACGGCCGCCGATTATCTCAATATGGATCTTAATTTCGGCTTGACCAAGACTTCGTTGATTACCGGCGGCTTGTTGCTGGCGGCGCTGTTTTTCCAAATTCGCGCTCGACGTTATCTTCCCCCGCTGTACTGGATCGCCGTGGTGCTGATCAGCGTCTTCGGCACGTTAATCACTGATAATCTGACTGACCATTTTGGCGTCTCGCTGGCATTTTCCACCGGCCTGTTCAGCCTGTTGCTGGCCGCAACCTTCGTCATTTGGCATCGGAGCGAACGCACGCTTTCCATTCACGCCATCGATACACCCAAACGGGAGTTGTTTTATTGGTTGGCTATCTTGTTCACCTTCGCGCTCGGCACCGCCGCCGGTGACTGGGTGGCGGAAGGATGGCGGCTGGGCTACGTCAATTCGGCCTGGTTGTTCGGCGCGCTGATTGCCGTTACCGCCGCCGCGCATTATCTGTTCAAGGCCAACAGCATACTCTGTTTCTGGATAGCCTATGTGCTGACGCGGCCCTTTGGCGCCTCCTGCGGCGATCTGCTCTCGCAGCCGGTCGATAATGGCGGCCTTGGGTTGGGCGCAGCCAGCACCAGCGGCCTGTTTTTGGTGGTGATTATCAGCCTGGTCACTTATTTGACGTTGATGCAAAGGCGCCGGCGGGGCTTCAGTTAA
- a CDS encoding iron ABC transporter substrate-binding protein: MKLRISSLGPLALLVSSMLPAFTAQAESADKGIVIYNAQHENLVKSWVEGFTKDTGIKVTLRNGGDSELGNQLVQEGSASPADVFLTENSPAMVLVDRARLFAPLEAATLNQVEPQYRPDHGRWIGIAARSTVFVYNPAKLSEAQLPKSLLDLARPEWKGRWAASPSGADFQAIVSALLELKGEKATLEWLKAMKTNFTAYKGNSTVMKAVNAGQIDSGVIYHYYPFVDGAKTGENSKNIKLYYFKHQDPGAFVSLSGGGVLASSKHQQQAQAFIKWITGKNGQDILRTNNAFEYAVGVGAASNPKLVPLKDLDAPKVNAAQLNGKKVVELMTEAGLL; this comes from the coding sequence ATGAAGCTGCGTATTTCCTCTCTCGGCCCCCTTGCCCTGCTGGTTTCGTCGATGCTGCCGGCCTTCACCGCCCAGGCGGAGTCTGCCGATAAAGGCATCGTTATTTACAACGCTCAACACGAAAATCTGGTGAAGTCCTGGGTAGAGGGTTTCACCAAGGATACCGGCATCAAGGTCACGCTGCGCAACGGCGGTGACAGCGAGCTGGGCAACCAGCTGGTGCAGGAAGGCAGCGCCTCGCCCGCCGACGTCTTCCTCACGGAAAACTCCCCGGCGATGGTGCTGGTAGACCGCGCCAGGCTGTTCGCACCGCTGGAGGCCGCGACGCTGAATCAGGTGGAACCGCAGTACCGCCCGGACCACGGCCGCTGGATCGGCATCGCCGCGCGCTCTACCGTCTTCGTCTACAACCCGGCAAAACTGAGCGAGGCGCAGCTGCCCAAGTCGCTGTTGGATCTGGCCAGGCCTGAATGGAAAGGCCGCTGGGCCGCATCGCCTTCCGGCGCCGATTTCCAGGCAATCGTCAGCGCGCTGCTGGAGCTGAAAGGCGAAAAAGCGACGCTGGAATGGTTGAAAGCGATGAAAACCAACTTCACCGCCTATAAGGGCAACAGCACGGTAATGAAAGCGGTTAACGCCGGCCAAATCGACAGCGGCGTAATTTACCACTACTACCCGTTTGTAGACGGCGCGAAAACCGGTGAAAACAGCAAAAACATCAAGTTGTATTACTTCAAACATCAGGATCCGGGCGCATTCGTCAGCCTCTCCGGCGGCGGCGTACTGGCCTCCAGCAAGCATCAGCAACAGGCGCAGGCCTTTATCAAATGGATCACCGGTAAAAACGGCCAGGATATTCTGCGCACCAATAATGCCTTCGAATACGCCGTTGGCGTCGGCGCCGCTTCCAACCCTAAACTGGTGCCGCTAAAAGATCTGGATGCGCCGAAGGTTAACGCCGCACAGTTGAACGGTAAAAAAGTCGTTGAGCTGATGACCGAGGCCGGCCTGCTGTAA
- a CDS encoding ABC transporter permease — protein sequence MANLSINAAELKRRYSVLQRHQRPGPFVVISALLLSLLALLPLGFVIGVAFETGWQTVKTLVFRPRVAELLLNTLLLVVCTLPVCAILGVALAWLTERTTLPGRRLWSVLATAPLAVPAFVQSYAWISLVPSLHGLSAGVFISVLAYFPFIYLPAAAVLRRLDPGIEDVATSLGARPLAVFCRVVLPQLKLAVWGGSLLIALHLLAEYGLYAMIRFDTFTTAIFDQFQSTFNGPAANMLAGVLVLCCLGLLLLEASSRGRARYARVGSGSARSQAPRRLSAPLAAGCLLLPIGLSALTLGVPFITLARWLTLGGIDAWRNAELWPALLQTLSLSAGGALLITLCAIPMAWLSVRYPARLYRLLEGCNYVTSSLPGIVVALALVTISIHSFRPIYQTEITLLLAYLLMFMPRALINLRAGIAQAPVELENVARSLGRSPAQALWSTTLRLAAPGAAAGAALVFLAISNELTATLLLAPNGTRTLASGFWALTSEIDYVAAAPYALMMVALSLPLTWLLYSQSKRTAGL from the coding sequence ATGGCTAACCTGAGCATCAACGCCGCAGAGCTAAAGCGGCGTTATTCTGTTTTGCAGCGTCACCAGCGGCCCGGGCCATTCGTGGTGATCTCCGCGCTGCTGCTGTCCCTGCTGGCGCTGCTGCCGCTGGGATTTGTCATCGGCGTGGCGTTTGAAACCGGCTGGCAAACGGTTAAAACGCTGGTGTTCCGCCCCCGGGTGGCCGAACTGCTGCTGAACACCCTTCTGTTGGTGGTGTGCACGCTGCCGGTGTGCGCCATTCTCGGGGTGGCGCTGGCCTGGCTGACCGAGCGCACCACCTTGCCGGGCCGCCGGCTTTGGTCGGTGCTGGCCACCGCGCCGCTGGCGGTGCCGGCCTTTGTGCAAAGCTATGCCTGGATCAGCCTGGTTCCCTCGCTGCACGGCCTGAGCGCCGGGGTATTTATCTCGGTGCTCGCCTATTTCCCCTTTATTTATCTGCCGGCCGCCGCCGTGCTGCGGCGGCTGGATCCCGGCATCGAAGACGTCGCCACCTCGCTGGGCGCCAGGCCGCTGGCGGTATTCTGCCGCGTAGTGCTGCCGCAGCTCAAGCTGGCGGTTTGGGGCGGCTCGTTGCTGATCGCCCTGCACCTGCTGGCGGAATACGGCCTGTATGCGATGATTCGTTTCGACACCTTCACCACCGCGATCTTCGATCAGTTCCAGTCGACCTTTAACGGCCCGGCGGCCAATATGCTGGCCGGGGTGCTGGTATTGTGTTGCCTGGGGTTATTGTTGCTGGAAGCCTCCAGCCGCGGCCGTGCGCGCTATGCGCGCGTCGGATCCGGCAGCGCACGCAGCCAGGCGCCTCGGCGCCTTTCCGCCCCGCTGGCCGCCGGTTGCCTGCTGTTGCCCATCGGGCTGAGCGCGCTGACGCTGGGCGTGCCCTTTATCACCCTGGCGCGCTGGCTGACCTTAGGCGGCATCGACGCCTGGCGCAACGCCGAACTTTGGCCTGCGCTGCTGCAGACGCTGTCGCTGTCCGCCGGCGGTGCCCTGCTGATCACGCTGTGCGCCATTCCGATGGCCTGGTTGTCGGTGCGATACCCGGCGCGGCTGTACCGGCTGCTGGAAGGCTGCAACTATGTCACCAGCTCGCTGCCCGGCATCGTGGTGGCGCTGGCGCTGGTCACCATCAGCATCCACAGCTTCCGGCCTATCTACCAGACCGAAATTACCCTGCTGCTGGCCTACCTGCTGATGTTTATGCCGCGGGCGCTGATCAACCTGCGGGCCGGTATCGCTCAGGCGCCGGTCGAGCTGGAGAACGTCGCCCGCAGCCTCGGCCGTTCGCCGGCGCAGGCGTTGTGGAGCACCACCCTGCGCCTGGCGGCGCCTGGTGCGGCGGCCGGCGCGGCGCTGGTATTTTTGGCGATATCCAACGAGCTGACGGCTACGCTGCTGCTGGCGCCCAACGGCACCCGCACGCTGGCTAGCGGTTTTTGGGCGCTGACCAGCGAGATCGATTACGTGGCCGCCGCCCCTTACGCGCTGATGATGGTGGCGCTGTCCTTGCCACTCACCTGGCTTCTTTATTCTCAATCTAAACGCACGGCGGGATTATGA
- a CDS encoding ABC transporter ATP-binding protein: MSTLELHGIGKSYNSVRVLEHVDLRVSPGSRTAIVGPSGSGKTTLLRIIAGFEIPDGGQVLLQGQPMGNGGAWVPAHLRGIGFVPQDGALFPHFTVAGNIGFGLKGSKRDKQQRIDALMEMVALDRRLGALWPHELSGGQQQRVALARALSQRPRLMLLDEPFSALDTGLRAATRKAVAELLAEAGVASILVTHDQSEALSFADQVAVMRSGRLAQVGAPQDLYLRPVDEPTAAFLGETLVLSAELAHGWADCVLGRIAVDDHRRSGPARIMLRPEQIQIGLSDPSQPDQAVVSSVDFAGFVSTLNLRMPGSDDDIEIKTVSREGIRAGSRVSLNILGRAHIFAG, from the coding sequence ATGAGCACGCTTGAACTGCATGGCATAGGTAAGTCGTACAACTCCGTCAGGGTGCTTGAGCACGTTGATCTGCGGGTTTCACCGGGCAGCCGCACGGCGATAGTCGGCCCTTCCGGATCGGGGAAAACCACCCTGCTGCGCATTATCGCCGGCTTTGAAATACCGGACGGCGGCCAGGTGTTGCTGCAGGGCCAGCCGATGGGCAACGGCGGCGCCTGGGTGCCGGCGCATCTGCGCGGCATTGGTTTTGTGCCGCAGGACGGCGCGCTTTTCCCGCATTTTACCGTCGCAGGCAATATCGGCTTTGGCCTGAAGGGCAGCAAACGCGATAAACAGCAGCGTATCGACGCGCTGATGGAGATGGTGGCGCTCGACCGGCGTTTGGGCGCCCTGTGGCCGCACGAGCTTTCCGGCGGCCAACAGCAACGCGTGGCGCTGGCCCGCGCGCTGTCGCAGCGGCCGCGGCTGATGCTGCTGGACGAGCCGTTCTCGGCGCTGGATACCGGCCTGCGGGCGGCGACCCGCAAGGCGGTGGCCGAGCTGCTGGCGGAAGCCGGGGTGGCCTCGATCCTGGTCACTCACGACCAAAGCGAAGCCTTGTCGTTTGCCGATCAGGTGGCGGTAATGCGCAGCGGCCGGTTGGCGCAGGTGGGCGCGCCGCAGGATCTTTATCTGCGGCCGGTAGATGAACCCACCGCCGCTTTCCTGGGCGAAACGCTGGTGCTTTCCGCCGAACTGGCGCACGGCTGGGCCGATTGCGTGCTGGGCCGCATCGCCGTGGACGACCACCGCCGCAGCGGGCCGGCGCGCATCATGCTGCGCCCGGAACAGATTCAAATCGGGCTGTCAGACCCGTCGCAGCCCGATCAGGCGGTGGTCTCCAGCGTCGACTTCGCCGGTTTTGTTTCCACCCTCAACCTGCGTATGCCAGGCAGCGACGACGACATCGAAATTAAAACCGTCAGCCGCGAAGGGATCCGCGCCGGCTCTCGCGTCAGCCTGAACATACTGGGGCGGGCACATATTTTTGCCGGGTAA